One Gossypium raimondii isolate GPD5lz chromosome 3, ASM2569854v1, whole genome shotgun sequence genomic window carries:
- the LOC105795983 gene encoding uncharacterized protein LOC105795983, whose product MACETPKEAWDKLKEEFQGTERTRQQQLLNLRRDFENLEMKEEETVKQYSDRIIAVVNSIRLLGEQFSEARIVEKVMSTLLERLKPDAARSSDQPCRHCKRAGHPEDRCWFRPDTVCQHWKKNGHVEKVCKNRSKPRQYQFQQLKAEARVAEESSDQEEQVFTVSCAANQKKGSKGWLLDSGCTNHMSPDATIFKPLDKTKVKIGNGQFINAEGRGDVLICTPTGSKIISNVLLVPEIDRNLLSITQLLEKGYSVVFKEK is encoded by the exons atgGCCTGTGAAACACCAAAGGAGGCTTGGGATAAACTTAAAGAAGAGTTTCAAGGAACTGAAAGAACAAGGCAACAACAGCTACTAAACTTAAGAAGGGATTTCGAAAATCTCGAAATGAAAGAGGAAGAAACTGTCAAGCAGTATTCAGACCGAATTATAGCTGTAGTAAACAGCATAAGGCTCCTTGGAGAGCAATTCAGTGAAGCTAGAATAGTTGAGAAAGTCATGTCCACTTTACTAGAGAG GCTTAAGCCTGATGCTGCTAGGAGTAGTGATCAACCCTGCAGACACTGTAAAAGGGCTGGTCATCCAGAAGATAGATGCTGGTTTAGACCAGATACAGTATGCCAACACTGGAAGAAGAATGGCCATGTTGAAAAGGTTTGCAAGAACAGAAGCAAACCAAGGCAGTATCAATTTCAGCAACTAAAGGCTGAAGCTCGAGTGGCTGAAGAAAGCAGTGATCAAGAAGAACAGGTTTTTACTGTGTCATGTGCAGCAAACCAAAAGAAGGGTTCAAAGGGCTGGCTTCTAGACAGTGGTTGCACAAACCATATGTCACCAGATGCAACTATCTTCAAGCCCTTAGACAAAAccaaggtgaaaattggaaatgGTCAGTTCATAAATGCTGAAGGAAGAGGAGATGTGCTGATTTGTACCCCTACAGGTAGCAAAATCATTTCAAATGTACTTTTGGTACCTGAAATTGATAGGAACCTTCTCAGTATAACTCAATTACTTGAGAAAGGTTACTCAGTTGTGTTCAAGGAGAAATAA
- the LOC105795984 gene encoding uncharacterized protein LOC105795984, translating to MGLSMFFVICILHSAIAITSGSLIMFCLNEISIFAHGVETAEKLLGSTPHDQLLIQTSNSFVGLLLFVIGFLVFMVAFVKDKELQSFFAKGCILIHLSMALWRVNFERRLEDLAWDWPRQVVGDI from the coding sequence ATGGGCTTGTCAATGTTTTTCGTGATCTGCATTCTTCACTCCGCGATCGCAATAACGAGTGGGTCCTTGATCATGTTCTGTCTCAACGAGATCAGCATCTTTGCTCACGGTGTTGAAACGGCTGAAAAGCTTTTAGGGTCAACCCCACATGATCAACTCTTGATTCAGACATCCAATTCTTTTGTTGGTTTGCTTCTTTTCGTGATTGGGTTCTTGGTTTTCATGGTAGCCTTTGTGAAGGATAAAGAGTTACAGAGCTTCTTCGCCAAAGGGTGTATACTCATTCATTTATCAATGGCTCTTTGGAGGGTTAATTTTGAGAGAAGGTTAGAGGATTTGGCTTGGGATTGGCCAAGACAAGTGGTTGGTGATATTTAG
- the LOC105794865 gene encoding uncharacterized protein LOC105794865 isoform X2, with amino-acid sequence MEAPPSTSPTSPPPAPPPPSSSSSSSSSSYTLFITIMSKRRTWVFLFVLVYAILLASLWNSLKSILSWYKHQAQPSSSGWPALYASVLLGAVFGLLSMVAALAVAVPATLVTWITVVVLLAFFGKPKRTLVLEGRKITREIVGFVFKILLKEGNLVAAVCAVLGYFALIRKNSDG; translated from the exons ATGGAAGCGCCACCGTCCACTTCTCCAACATCGCCACCACCTGCTCCTCCTCCTCCGTCATCGtcgtcgtcatcatcatcatcatcgtaCACGCTATTTATAACGATTATGAGCAAAAGGAGAACATGGGTATTTCTGTTTGTGCTAGTTTACGCCATCCTTTTAGCTTCTTTGTGGAATTCCCTCAAATCGATACTTTCTTGGTACAAACACCAAGCCCAACCCTCTTCTTCTGGTTGGCCTGCCCTCTATGCATCTGTTCTTCTCGGTGCAGTTTTTGGGCTGCTCTCCATGGTTGCAGCTCTGGCTGTGGCTGTGCCAGCCACTTTGGTCACCTGGATCACCGTTGTGGTTTTGCTTGCTTTCTTTGGGAAACCAAAGAGGACCTTGGTGCTGGAAGGAAGGAAAATTACTAGAGAGATCGTTGGGTTTGTGTTCAAGATTTTGTTAAAGGAAGGGAACCTTGTAGCTGCTGTTTGTGCCGTTTTGGGTTACTTTGCACTTATCAGGAAGAATTCTG ATGGCTGA
- the LOC105794865 gene encoding uncharacterized protein LOC105794865 isoform X3: MEAPPSTSPTSPPPAPPPPSSSSSSSSSSYTLFITIMSKRRTWVFLFVLVYAILLASLWNSLKSILSWYKHQAQPSSSGWPALYASVLLGAVFGLLSMVAALAVAVPATLVTWITVVVLLAFFGKPKRTLVLEGRKITREIVGFVFKILLKEGNLVAAVCAVLGYFALIRKNSG, encoded by the exons ATGGAAGCGCCACCGTCCACTTCTCCAACATCGCCACCACCTGCTCCTCCTCCTCCGTCATCGtcgtcgtcatcatcatcatcatcgtaCACGCTATTTATAACGATTATGAGCAAAAGGAGAACATGGGTATTTCTGTTTGTGCTAGTTTACGCCATCCTTTTAGCTTCTTTGTGGAATTCCCTCAAATCGATACTTTCTTGGTACAAACACCAAGCCCAACCCTCTTCTTCTGGTTGGCCTGCCCTCTATGCATCTGTTCTTCTCGGTGCAGTTTTTGGGCTGCTCTCCATGGTTGCAGCTCTGGCTGTGGCTGTGCCAGCCACTTTGGTCACCTGGATCACCGTTGTGGTTTTGCTTGCTTTCTTTGGGAAACCAAAGAGGACCTTGGTGCTGGAAGGAAGGAAAATTACTAGAGAGATCGTTGGGTTTGTGTTCAAGATTTTGTTAAAGGAAGGGAACCTTGTAGCTGCTGTTTGTGCCGTTTTGGGTTACTTTGCACTTATCAGGAAGAATTCTG GGTAG
- the LOC105794865 gene encoding uncharacterized protein LOC105794865 isoform X1, giving the protein MEAPPSTSPTSPPPAPPPPSSSSSSSSSSYTLFITIMSKRRTWVFLFVLVYAILLASLWNSLKSILSWYKHQAQPSSSGWPALYASVLLGAVFGLLSMVAALAVAVPATLVTWITVVVLLAFFGKPKRTLVLEGRKITREIVGFVFKILLKEGNLVAAVCAVLGYFALIRKNSDSYPNPKPLVEQTMLLLPSRQKPN; this is encoded by the exons ATGGAAGCGCCACCGTCCACTTCTCCAACATCGCCACCACCTGCTCCTCCTCCTCCGTCATCGtcgtcgtcatcatcatcatcatcgtaCACGCTATTTATAACGATTATGAGCAAAAGGAGAACATGGGTATTTCTGTTTGTGCTAGTTTACGCCATCCTTTTAGCTTCTTTGTGGAATTCCCTCAAATCGATACTTTCTTGGTACAAACACCAAGCCCAACCCTCTTCTTCTGGTTGGCCTGCCCTCTATGCATCTGTTCTTCTCGGTGCAGTTTTTGGGCTGCTCTCCATGGTTGCAGCTCTGGCTGTGGCTGTGCCAGCCACTTTGGTCACCTGGATCACCGTTGTGGTTTTGCTTGCTTTCTTTGGGAAACCAAAGAGGACCTTGGTGCTGGAAGGAAGGAAAATTACTAGAGAGATCGTTGGGTTTGTGTTCAAGATTTTGTTAAAGGAAGGGAACCTTGTAGCTGCTGTTTGTGCCGTTTTGGGTTACTTTGCACTTATCAGGAAGAATTCTG ATAGCTACCCCAACCCTAAGCCACTTGTAGAACAGACAATGCTTTTATTGCCTTCTCGACAGAAACCGAATTAG
- the LOC105794866 gene encoding mannan endo-1,4-beta-mannosidase 2 isoform X1 has protein sequence MKKDLRSHWSLRFLIIYRKMVTRNGMLYPILGFASCVAFLYMSFGDLKLSASFTKGPRFSFVERNGTQFFLNGKPLYVNGWNSYWLMAHSVDESSRPKVSAMLQAGAKMGLTVCRTWAFNDGGYNALQISPGQFDERVFKALDYVIAEARQQGIRLLLSLVNNLQPYGGKTQYVNWAWQEGVGLSSSNDSFFFDPSIRKYFKNYVLTVLTRKNTITGIQYRNDPTIFAWELINEPRCMTDPSGDTLQDWLEEMSAFIKSIDKNHLLTIGLEGFYGPSSPKKATVNPEQWASALGADFMRNSNITNVDFASVHIYPDQWFHGLGFEEKRNYVSKWMHSHIEDCDKELKKPVMFTEYGLSDQNKDFQLSQREQLYRTIQDIIYKSAKKKGSGAGALVWQFFVEGMQEYSDDFGMVPWQSPPIYKLTIEHSCKLARIQGLIQENGNLKQLCSKRK, from the exons ATGAAGAAGGATCTGCGTTCACATTGGAGTTTAAG GTTCCTTATTATATATAGGAAGATGGTGACTAGAAATGGGATGTTATACCCAATTCTTGGATTTGCATCATGTGTGGCTTTTCTTTACATGTCTTTTGGTGACTTGAAGCTTAGTGCTAGTTTCACCAAGGGACCGAGGTTTAGTTTTGTGGAAAGGAATGGGACTCAATTCTTTTTGAATGGTAAACCATTATACGTTAATGGATGGAATTCTTACTGGTTAATGGCCCATTCTGTGGACGAAAGCAGTAGACCTAAGGTCAGTGCAATGTTGCAAGCTGGTGCAAAGATGGGACTTACTGTTTGTAGAACTTGGGCCTTTAATGATGGAGGTTATAATGCTCTCCAGATTTCCCCTGGCCAATTTGATGAGCGAGTTTTCAAG GCCTTGGATTATGTCATTGCAGAAGCAAGGCAACAAGGAATTAGGCTGCTTCTCAGCTTGGTAAATAACTTGCAACCATATGGCGGAAAGACGCAGTATGTCAACTGGGCATGGCAAGAAGGCGTTGGTTTGAGCTCTTCTAATGATTCCTTCTTCTTTGATCCATCTATCCGCAAATATTTCAAGAATTATGTCCTG ACTGTCCTTACCAGGAAGAACACTATCACTGGAATTCAATATCGGAATGATCCCACCATCTTTGCTTGGGAGTTGATAAATGAACCCCGTTGCATGACTGATCCTTCTGGGGATACTCTTCAA GATTGGTTAGAAGAGATGTCGGCTTTCATAAAATCAATCGACAAAAACCATCTCTTGACCATTGGCTTAGAAGGATTTTACGGTCCTTCAAGCCCCAAAAAGGCAACTGTGAATCCAGAACAGTGGGCCTCGGCCCTTGGAGCTGATTTTATGCGCAACTCGAACATTACAAACGTTGATTTTGCCTCTGTTCATATATACCCCGACCAGTG GTTTCATGGTCTCGGGTTCGAAGAAAAACGGAACTATGTTTCCAAGTGGATGCACTCGCACATTGAAGATTGTGACAAGGAACTGAAGAAGCCAGTTATGTTCACCGAATACGGTCTGTCAGACCAGAACAAAGACTTCCAGCTATCCCAAAGAGAGCAGCTTTATAGAACCATTCAGGACATCATTTATAAATCTGCAAAGAAGAAAGGGTCGGGGGCAGGTGCTTTAGTCTGGCAGTTCTTTGTAGAAGGAATGCAGGAATATAGTGATGATTTCGGGATGGTACCATGGCAGTCCCCGCCAATTTACAAACTCACCATAGAACACTCGTGCAAATTGGCTAGAATCCAAGGACTTATTCAAGAAAACGGAAACCTCAAACAACTGTGTTCCAAGAGAAAGTAA
- the LOC105794866 gene encoding mannan endo-1,4-beta-mannosidase 2 isoform X2, whose protein sequence is MKKDLRSHWSLRKMVTRNGMLYPILGFASCVAFLYMSFGDLKLSASFTKGPRFSFVERNGTQFFLNGKPLYVNGWNSYWLMAHSVDESSRPKVSAMLQAGAKMGLTVCRTWAFNDGGYNALQISPGQFDERVFKALDYVIAEARQQGIRLLLSLVNNLQPYGGKTQYVNWAWQEGVGLSSSNDSFFFDPSIRKYFKNYVLTVLTRKNTITGIQYRNDPTIFAWELINEPRCMTDPSGDTLQDWLEEMSAFIKSIDKNHLLTIGLEGFYGPSSPKKATVNPEQWASALGADFMRNSNITNVDFASVHIYPDQWFHGLGFEEKRNYVSKWMHSHIEDCDKELKKPVMFTEYGLSDQNKDFQLSQREQLYRTIQDIIYKSAKKKGSGAGALVWQFFVEGMQEYSDDFGMVPWQSPPIYKLTIEHSCKLARIQGLIQENGNLKQLCSKRK, encoded by the exons ATGAAGAAGGATCTGCGTTCACATTGGAGTTTAAG GAAGATGGTGACTAGAAATGGGATGTTATACCCAATTCTTGGATTTGCATCATGTGTGGCTTTTCTTTACATGTCTTTTGGTGACTTGAAGCTTAGTGCTAGTTTCACCAAGGGACCGAGGTTTAGTTTTGTGGAAAGGAATGGGACTCAATTCTTTTTGAATGGTAAACCATTATACGTTAATGGATGGAATTCTTACTGGTTAATGGCCCATTCTGTGGACGAAAGCAGTAGACCTAAGGTCAGTGCAATGTTGCAAGCTGGTGCAAAGATGGGACTTACTGTTTGTAGAACTTGGGCCTTTAATGATGGAGGTTATAATGCTCTCCAGATTTCCCCTGGCCAATTTGATGAGCGAGTTTTCAAG GCCTTGGATTATGTCATTGCAGAAGCAAGGCAACAAGGAATTAGGCTGCTTCTCAGCTTGGTAAATAACTTGCAACCATATGGCGGAAAGACGCAGTATGTCAACTGGGCATGGCAAGAAGGCGTTGGTTTGAGCTCTTCTAATGATTCCTTCTTCTTTGATCCATCTATCCGCAAATATTTCAAGAATTATGTCCTG ACTGTCCTTACCAGGAAGAACACTATCACTGGAATTCAATATCGGAATGATCCCACCATCTTTGCTTGGGAGTTGATAAATGAACCCCGTTGCATGACTGATCCTTCTGGGGATACTCTTCAA GATTGGTTAGAAGAGATGTCGGCTTTCATAAAATCAATCGACAAAAACCATCTCTTGACCATTGGCTTAGAAGGATTTTACGGTCCTTCAAGCCCCAAAAAGGCAACTGTGAATCCAGAACAGTGGGCCTCGGCCCTTGGAGCTGATTTTATGCGCAACTCGAACATTACAAACGTTGATTTTGCCTCTGTTCATATATACCCCGACCAGTG GTTTCATGGTCTCGGGTTCGAAGAAAAACGGAACTATGTTTCCAAGTGGATGCACTCGCACATTGAAGATTGTGACAAGGAACTGAAGAAGCCAGTTATGTTCACCGAATACGGTCTGTCAGACCAGAACAAAGACTTCCAGCTATCCCAAAGAGAGCAGCTTTATAGAACCATTCAGGACATCATTTATAAATCTGCAAAGAAGAAAGGGTCGGGGGCAGGTGCTTTAGTCTGGCAGTTCTTTGTAGAAGGAATGCAGGAATATAGTGATGATTTCGGGATGGTACCATGGCAGTCCCCGCCAATTTACAAACTCACCATAGAACACTCGTGCAAATTGGCTAGAATCCAAGGACTTATTCAAGAAAACGGAAACCTCAAACAACTGTGTTCCAAGAGAAAGTAA
- the LOC105794868 gene encoding uncharacterized protein LOC105794868, translating to MVVPLGPGKFYGSSLPRPRIYTETRFNSERVNPPVPVLDPLLSWANEAHWSMGGLSFKRLRLQGRIEGNVQRLKAQRDKFLNNKDPIPKKNNSDASFSPPPAPVAVKRKRFLDLNDEDVESENEDNEIVMNREEKRVLRKGAVRKLGDDFERVAKDKDSGVASGGKRGFSDGIGIDVMKIVEEVNVESEEIKKKKKKRIVKGLKKGTDEVRSGTGTTTRASPRLAKRGC from the coding sequence ATGGTGGTTCCTCTCGGCCCCGGCAAGTTCTACGGCAGCAGTCTTCCTCGGCCCCGTATCTACACCGAAACCAGGTTCAACTCCGAACGCGTAAATCCTCCGGTTCCAGTCCTTGATCCGCTGCTCTCTTGGGCCAATGAAGCGCACTGGTCCATGGGTGGTCTCAGTTTCAAGCGCCTCCGTCTCCAAGGCCGCATCGAAGGCAACGTCCAGAGACTGAAGGCCCAGCGCGACAAGTTCCTTAATAACAAGGATCCTATCCCTAAGAAAAACAATAGCGATGCTTCCTTTTCCCCTCCTCCTGCTCCTGTGGCCGTCAAGAGGAAGAGATTCTTGGACCTTAATGATGAGGACGTAGAGAGTGAAAATGAAGACAATGAGATTGTGATGAACAGAGAAGAGAAGAGGGTACTGAGGAAAGGCGCAGTGAGGAAGCTGGGAGATGATTTCGAGAGAGTGGCTAAGGATAAGGATAGCGGCGTTGCGAGTGGAGGAAAGAGGGGTTTCAGTGATGGGATCGGCATTGACGTGATGAAGATTGTGGAAGAGGTTAATGTTGAGTCAGAGgagataaagaagaagaagaaaaagaggatTGTAAAGGGTTTGAAGAAGGGTACAGATGAGGTGCGGAGTGGAACAGGGACAACGACAAGGGCCTCCCCTAGACTGGCAAAACGAGGTTGCTAG